The bacterium genome contains a region encoding:
- a CDS encoding HAD family hydrolase, translating into MNKIKGIIFDIDGTLADTLPLCIKSFQLAFEEVTGINHPKSTITKYFGQTEEGIAKSIAPDRWQECFDAYIRIYSENHHLYPDIFDGTREILDFLKENNYKIALVTGKGKPSADITLDYFKIKNYFEYVETGSAEGVIKDKCITKILNHWQILPNQAAYIGDQPSDITCSQKAGVLPIAVTWASTTDTELLEKENPYKIFSKISDFKHWLEQITENK; encoded by the coding sequence ATGAATAAAATAAAGGGCATAATTTTTGATATTGACGGGACTCTGGCAGATACGTTGCCACTCTGTATAAAGTCATTTCAACTTGCATTTGAAGAAGTTACAGGAATAAATCATCCTAAAAGTACAATTACTAAGTATTTTGGTCAGACAGAAGAAGGTATAGCAAAAAGTATCGCTCCTGACAGATGGCAAGAATGTTTTGATGCATATATAAGAATTTATAGTGAAAATCATCACCTTTATCCTGATATTTTCGATGGAACAAGAGAAATACTGGATTTTCTCAAAGAAAATAACTATAAAATAGCACTGGTTACAGGAAAAGGAAAACCTTCGGCTGATATTACTCTTGATTATTTCAAAATTAAAAATTATTTTGAATACGTGGAAACAGGCTCTGCCGAAGGCGTAATTAAAGACAAATGCATCACAAAAATCCTCAACCACTGGCAAATTCTCCCGAATCAGGCAGCTTATATAGGCGATCAGCCTTCTGATATTACCTGTTCCCAAAAAGCCGGCGTTCTACCGATAGCTGTAACCTGGGCTTCAACTACAGATACAGAACTTCTGGAAAAAGAAAATCCT
- the polA gene encoding DNA polymerase I: MKSKTLILIDGHALAYRCFFALERTRMQTTDNTPTWAVYGFLKSIFDLLRNVQPDAIAVSFDKGRETFRLKEYPEYKANRQSMPDSLRTQLGLIIEGVKALDIPIYQIAGYEADDVIGTITKKASELGHKTLILTGDQDSFQLISSEASVSVLIPSKGELIEFDRNKVHEKLGVWPEQIADYKGLSGDSSDNIPGVKGIGEKTTVKLLEQFGSLENVYQHLNEIQSKSVKQKLENDKEMAFKSRYLATICREVPIDFDFEHTHVTLPDVENLSAFLKKMQFHSLIKQLPEILSHFNSEAGYKSLNSDKNQKLAETKIEQPEENPKKEPVQIINPPQQGQMQLNLGLTQFLKEESQKTFKVDTAIINTEEKFEKFVQTIEKAAIFSFDTETTSLDVFNAKLVGMSFGWNSKITAKNNKVSVDKSINEETKTVYIPVGHQEGNQLKTDYVIEKLKPILENSQIFKIIQNAKYEINVLKNYDIYLDGIIMDTMIASYVKNPTFKHGLKQQAFGHLGYEMTEIEELIGKGKTAITMDQVSIEKVSDYACGDAKSTLELGEYYAEHFEPDQEKLFYEIEEPLVPVLAEIERNGVSIDTKYLKSLSNELQTKIYNLEEKIYEFAGEKFNVNSPKQVGEILFEKLKLPIKGVAKTQTGYSTNAKILESLAHVHPIVDLLLEQRHYAKLKSTYVDALPLLINTKTGRIHTSFNQTITTTGRLSSSNPNLQNIPIRSEIGNRIRAAFVPQDKENYVIFAADYSQIELRLLAHATEDKILVEAFKNNEDIHAETASKVFGVALEDVTKEMRRRAKAVNFGIIYGQTSYGLSESLGITPGEAKDIITKYFETYPKIKQYMDDTIHKAHSLGYVETLYGRKRYLRDDLHSRIKTIREFAERAAINAPLQGTAADLIKIAMIKLYEKLKNSNYKSKIILQVHDELVLEVHKDEINEITALVKECMELDQPLIVPLVIDITYGSTWMEAKD; the protein is encoded by the coding sequence ATGAAATCAAAAACATTAATTTTAATAGACGGACATGCACTTGCTTACAGGTGTTTCTTTGCTCTTGAGAGAACAAGAATGCAAACAACTGATAATACACCGACATGGGCTGTCTATGGTTTTCTTAAATCCATTTTTGACCTGCTTAGAAATGTTCAACCTGACGCAATAGCAGTTTCTTTTGATAAAGGCAGAGAGACTTTTCGATTAAAAGAATATCCCGAGTACAAAGCCAACAGACAAAGCATGCCTGATTCTTTAAGAACGCAACTCGGCTTAATTATAGAAGGCGTTAAAGCACTTGATATACCTATTTATCAAATAGCAGGATATGAAGCAGACGATGTTATCGGAACTATAACAAAAAAAGCAAGTGAATTAGGGCACAAAACGCTTATACTTACCGGAGATCAAGACTCCTTCCAGCTTATAAGTTCTGAAGCTTCTGTTTCTGTTTTGATTCCTTCAAAAGGGGAACTTATAGAATTTGACAGAAATAAAGTTCACGAAAAACTCGGTGTATGGCCGGAACAAATTGCTGACTACAAAGGTTTAAGCGGAGATTCATCAGACAATATCCCAGGGGTTAAGGGGATAGGCGAAAAAACAACAGTAAAACTGCTCGAGCAATTCGGTTCTCTTGAAAATGTCTATCAGCACCTTAATGAAATTCAATCGAAAAGCGTTAAACAAAAGCTTGAAAATGACAAGGAAATGGCGTTCAAAAGCAGATATCTGGCTACAATTTGCAGAGAAGTTCCTATTGACTTTGATTTTGAACATACACATGTAACTTTGCCTGATGTTGAAAATCTCAGTGCTTTCTTAAAAAAAATGCAGTTTCACAGCCTTATCAAGCAGCTTCCTGAAATTTTATCCCATTTTAACAGCGAAGCAGGATATAAAAGCCTAAATAGCGACAAAAATCAAAAGCTTGCTGAAACAAAAATTGAACAACCTGAAGAAAATCCTAAAAAAGAACCTGTTCAAATTATTAATCCGCCTCAACAAGGCCAAATGCAGCTTAATCTGGGGTTAACACAGTTTTTAAAAGAAGAATCGCAAAAAACGTTTAAAGTTGACACTGCAATAATCAATACGGAAGAAAAATTCGAAAAATTTGTTCAAACCATTGAAAAAGCAGCTATATTTTCTTTTGACACAGAAACAACTTCGCTTGATGTATTTAATGCAAAGCTTGTGGGAATGTCTTTTGGCTGGAACTCCAAGATTACAGCCAAAAACAACAAAGTATCAGTTGATAAATCAATTAATGAAGAAACAAAAACCGTTTATATTCCTGTGGGACATCAAGAAGGAAATCAGCTTAAGACAGATTATGTCATCGAAAAATTAAAACCAATTCTTGAAAATTCGCAAATATTCAAGATTATCCAGAATGCAAAGTACGAAATAAACGTCCTGAAAAACTATGACATATATTTAGACGGGATTATTATGGATACAATGATTGCAAGCTATGTTAAAAACCCTACTTTTAAGCATGGATTAAAGCAGCAGGCATTTGGACACCTTGGATACGAGATGACCGAAATTGAAGAACTTATTGGAAAAGGCAAAACAGCTATTACAATGGATCAGGTTTCAATTGAAAAAGTTTCAGATTATGCCTGCGGTGATGCAAAGTCGACTCTTGAACTTGGGGAATATTACGCAGAACACTTTGAACCGGATCAGGAAAAACTTTTTTATGAAATAGAAGAGCCGCTTGTTCCAGTACTTGCTGAAATTGAGAGAAACGGTGTCAGCATTGACACAAAATACTTAAAAAGTCTCTCAAACGAGCTTCAAACTAAGATTTACAACCTTGAAGAAAAAATCTATGAGTTTGCAGGGGAAAAATTTAATGTTAATTCTCCGAAACAAGTAGGAGAAATCCTTTTTGAAAAATTAAAACTTCCCATAAAAGGTGTGGCAAAAACCCAGACCGGCTACAGCACAAACGCCAAAATTCTTGAATCTCTGGCGCATGTTCACCCCATAGTTGATTTATTGCTGGAACAAAGACACTATGCGAAACTAAAATCAACTTACGTGGATGCTCTTCCTCTGCTTATAAACACAAAAACAGGAAGAATACACACGAGTTTTAACCAGACAATAACTACAACAGGAAGATTATCAAGCAGTAATCCTAACTTACAGAACATTCCCATCCGCTCTGAAATAGGAAACAGGATAAGAGCAGCTTTTGTTCCTCAGGACAAAGAAAATTACGTTATATTTGCAGCTGATTATTCACAAATAGAGCTGAGATTACTTGCGCATGCGACAGAAGATAAAATTCTGGTAGAGGCTTTCAAGAATAATGAAGACATACATGCCGAAACCGCAAGCAAAGTTTTTGGTGTAGCACTTGAAGACGTAACAAAAGAGATGAGAAGAAGAGCTAAAGCAGTAAATTTCGGTATAATTTATGGCCAAACAAGCTACGGACTTTCCGAATCTCTTGGAATTACGCCTGGTGAAGCCAAAGATATAATTACAAAATATTTTGAAACTTATCCCAAAATTAAGCAATATATGGATGATACAATACATAAAGCACATTCTTTGGGTTATGTAGAAACTCTTTACGGAAGAAAACGTTATCTCAGAGATGATTTACACAGTAGAATTAAGACTATACGGGAATTTGCAGAACGAGCAGCAATTAATGCGCCTTTACAGGGAACTGCTGCTGATTTAATCAAGATAGCTATGATAAAACTTTATGAAAAACTTAAAAATTCTAACTATAAGTCAAAAATAATCCTTCAGGTTCATGATGAACTTGTGCTGGAAGTCCATAAAGATGAGATTAATGAGATAACAGCCCTCGTTAAAGAATGTATGGAACTTGATCAGCCTTTAATAGTACCGCTTGTTATTGATATAACTTACGGATCTACATGGATGGAAGCTAAAGATTAA
- the metF gene encoding methylenetetrahydrofolate reductase [NAD(P)H], with protein MKLKEIYNSNEPVISFEIFPPKAQNDYELNQKINDLFDELGILSAFNPAFISVTYGAGGSTRETTLDIVTKIKNNLKIQPIPHFTCVGSSKSTILEYLKKIESAEIENILALRGDPPKGETKFVKPEDGFGYANELVEFIKSNTSLNIAVAAYPECHQECGSIDQDIINLKRKIDNGSDAAITQVFYDNNCYFEFLEKAQKQGINIPIIPGILPITSYAQIERITTLSGCKLPAKLAKKLAENKDNNEIIKQTGIEFAVNQCNELLKSGVHGIHFYPLNKAFAVKSVLENLKIEQKIR; from the coding sequence ATGAAACTGAAAGAAATTTATAATTCAAACGAACCTGTAATATCTTTTGAGATTTTTCCGCCAAAAGCTCAAAATGATTACGAATTAAACCAAAAAATAAACGATCTTTTTGATGAATTGGGTATTTTATCGGCATTTAACCCTGCTTTCATTTCTGTAACCTACGGTGCAGGGGGAAGCACAAGAGAAACAACTCTTGATATTGTCACAAAGATTAAAAATAATCTAAAAATTCAGCCTATTCCTCATTTTACGTGCGTAGGTTCTTCAAAAAGCACTATTCTTGAGTATTTGAAAAAAATTGAATCTGCTGAAATTGAAAATATACTTGCTTTAAGAGGAGATCCTCCTAAAGGAGAAACAAAATTTGTTAAACCTGAAGATGGCTTTGGTTATGCAAACGAACTTGTGGAATTTATAAAATCAAATACCAGTCTAAATATTGCTGTTGCTGCCTACCCTGAATGTCATCAGGAATGCGGTTCTATTGATCAAGACATAATAAATCTTAAAAGAAAAATTGATAACGGATCAGATGCTGCAATAACACAGGTATTTTATGATAATAACTGTTATTTTGAATTTCTGGAAAAAGCTCAAAAACAAGGAATAAACATCCCGATAATACCGGGGATTCTTCCTATAACTTCGTATGCTCAAATTGAAAGAATTACAACACTTAGCGGGTGCAAACTTCCTGCCAAGCTTGCAAAGAAACTTGCTGAAAATAAAGACAATAATGAAATAATAAAACAAACAGGCATTGAATTTGCTGTTAATCAGTGTAATGAACTTTTGAAAAGCGGTGTTCACGGAATTCATTTTTATCCTTTAAACAAGGCTTTTGCAGTAAAATCAGTCCTTGAAAATCTCAAAATAGAACAAAAAATTAGGTAA